Proteins from a genomic interval of Pirellulales bacterium:
- a CDS encoding thioredoxin family protein, with product WFTIGMAALVFVMALSFLGVWEIPIPGFVGSGTAGQMATQEGAAGAFAKGVFTTILATPCSGPFLGPLFGLLLRQPPVVIYAIFLCVGLGMASPYLLIGAFPHLIRFLPKPGVWMDTFKQLMGFVLLGTVVFLFMSIKQDYVVPAFGFLVGLWMCCWWIGRTPLTAELGSKLAAWAGGCAVAAAVGLFAFTWLVPGADVLPWQPFSREALTRLTAEGKTVFVDFTADWCLTCKTNERVAINTNDVRKLVSEYGIIPLKADWTEESDEIKEMLNLLGRNSIPVYAIFPADHPNQPIIFSDLVTKGQVLDNLRAAGPSKSGSQLTALKTVP from the coding sequence GTGGTTCACCATTGGCATGGCGGCCTTGGTGTTCGTGATGGCGTTAAGCTTCCTGGGAGTGTGGGAGATTCCGATTCCGGGCTTCGTCGGTAGCGGCACCGCTGGCCAAATGGCGACCCAGGAGGGGGCCGCTGGGGCGTTCGCCAAGGGCGTCTTCACGACGATTCTGGCCACGCCTTGCAGCGGACCGTTCCTCGGACCACTTTTCGGATTGCTGCTGCGACAACCGCCGGTCGTAATCTACGCGATCTTTTTGTGCGTCGGATTGGGGATGGCCAGTCCCTATTTGCTGATTGGCGCCTTTCCGCACCTGATTCGCTTCCTGCCAAAGCCCGGCGTGTGGATGGATACGTTCAAGCAACTCATGGGCTTCGTGCTACTGGGCACAGTGGTCTTTCTGTTCATGAGTATCAAGCAGGACTACGTTGTCCCGGCCTTCGGATTCCTCGTCGGGCTGTGGATGTGCTGCTGGTGGATTGGCCGCACGCCACTTACGGCCGAATTGGGGAGCAAGCTTGCGGCGTGGGCTGGCGGATGCGCCGTGGCGGCGGCGGTCGGGCTCTTCGCCTTTACATGGCTAGTGCCGGGGGCCGATGTGCTGCCCTGGCAACCTTTTTCGCGCGAAGCGCTGACCAGGCTCACGGCCGAAGGCAAGACGGTATTCGTGGACTTCACCGCCGACTGGTGCTTGACCTGCAAGACCAACGAGCGCGTTGCCATTAACACGAACGACGTGCGAAAACTGGTCAGCGAGTATGGAATTATTCCGCTCAAGGCGGACTGGACGGAAGAGTCCGACGAGATCAAGGAGATGCTCAATCTGCTGGGCCGAAATTCGATTCCGGTCTATGCCATTTTTCCCGCTGACCACCCCAATCAGCCGATCATCTTTAGCGATCTGGTGACCAAGGGGCAGGTGTTGGATAACCTCCGGGCGGCTGGACCGTCGAAGAGCGGATCGCAGCTCACGGCCCTCAAGACGGTTCCGTGA